GCCCTGCCACCGCTCGGCGTACTCCTGGTGGGCGGTCATACGGCTTCCCCCTCGTGCTCGTCGGGCACGACCATCGTGCCGATGCCCTCGTCGGTGAAGATCTCCAGCAGGATCGAGTGCTGGACCCGGCCGTCGATGACGCGGGCGGTGGTCACGCCGCCCCGTACGGCGTGCAGGCAGCCCTCCATCTTCGGCACCATGCCGGACGACAGGTCCGGCAGCAGCCGTTCCAGTTCGGTGGCGGTGAGGCGGCTGATCACCTCGTCGCTGTGCGGCCAGTCCTCGTAGAGGCCCTCGACGTCCGTGAGGACCATGAGGGTTTCGGCGCCCAGTGCAGCAGCGAGTGCCGCAGCCGCCGTATCAGCATTGACGTTGTAGACATGTCCGTCGTCCTGGGAGCGGGCGATCGACGAGACGACCGGGATGCGGCCGTCGGCGAGCAGGGCCTCGATGGCGCCGGTGTCGATCGCGGTGATCTCGCCCACGCGCCCGATGTCGACCAGCTGGCCGTCGATCTCGGGCTGGTGCTTGGTCGCGGTGATGGTGTGCGCGTCCTCGCCGGTCAGGCCGACGGCGAGGGGCCCGTGCCGGTTGAGCAGCCCGACCAGTTCGCGCTGGACCTGCCCGGCCAGCACCATCCGTACGACGTCCATGGCGTCCTCGGTGGTCACCCTCAGGCCGGCCTTGAACTCGCTGACGATGCCGTGCTGGTCGAGGGCGGCGCTGATCTGCGGGCCGCCGCCGTGCACGACGACGGGCTTGAGGCCGGCGTGGTGCAGGAACACCACGTCCTGGGCGAAGGCGGCCTTGAGGTCCTCGTCGATCATGGCGTTGCCGCCGAACTTGATGACGACCGTCTTGCCGTTGTGCCGGACCAGCCAGGGCAGGGCCTCGATGAGGATCTGTGCCTTGGGCAGCGCGGTGTGTTTGCGCGTCGCTCCACCGCTCATGACGAGTACGCGCTGTTCTCGTGGACGTAGTCGGCGGTGAGGTCGTTGGTCCAGATGGTGGCGGTCTCGGACCCGGCGGCGAGGTCGGCGACGATGTGCACCTCGCGGTAGCGCATGTCGACCTTGTCGCGGTCCTCGCCGACGCCGCCGTTCTTGCAGACCCAGACGTCGTTGATGGCGACGTTCAGCCGGTCGGGCTCGAAGGCGGCGCTGGTGGTGCCGATCGCGGAGAGCACGCGGCCCCAGTTGGGGTCCTCGCCGTGGATGGCGCACTTGAGGAGGTTGTTGCGGGCGATGGAGCGGCCCACCTCGACGGCGTCGTCCTCGGACGCGGCGTTGATCACCTCGACCTTGATGTCCTTGCTGGCGCCCTCGGCGTCCCGGATGAGCTGCTGGCCGAGGTCGTCGCAGACCTGCCGTACGGCCTCGGCGAACTCCTCGTACTCCGGGGTGACTTCGGCGGAGCCGGAGGCGAGCAGCAGCACGGTGTCGTTGGTGGACATGCAGCCGTCGGAGTCGACCCGGTCGAAGGTCGTCCGGGTGGCGGCGCGCAGGGCCTTGTCGAGGACGTCGTTGTCCAGGGCCGCGTCGGTGGTGAGGACGACGAGCATGGTGGCGAGGCCGGGGGCGAGCATGCCCGCGCCCTTGGCCATGCCGCCGACGGTCCAGCCGTCCTTGGTGACGACGGACGTCTTGTGGACGGTGTCGGTGGTCTTGATGGCGATGGCGGCCTTCTCACCGCCGTGCTCGCTCAGGGACCCGGCGGCCGTCTCGATGCCCGGGAGCAGCTTGTCCATGGGGAGCAGGACGCCGATGAGGCCGGTCGAGCAGACGGCCACCTCGATGGCGCCGCGGCCGAGGACCTCGGCGGCCTTCTCGGCCGTCGCGTGCGCGTCCTGGAAGCCCTTCGGCCCCGTGCAGGCGTTGGCGCCACCGGAGTTGAGGACGACGGCGGACACCTGGCCGCTCTTCAGCACCTGCTCGGACCACAGGACCGGCGCGGCCTTCACACGGTTGGAGGTGAACACGGCCGCGGCGGCGCGGCGGGGGCCGGTGTTGACCACGAGGGCCAGGTCGGGGTTGCCGTTCTCCTTGATCCCGGCGGCGATGCCCGCCGCCGTGAATCCCTTTGCTGCCGTCACACTCACGGCGCAACTCCGATCGTCGTCAGTCCGGTGGTCTCGTCGAGACCCAGGGCGATGTTCATGCTCTGGACGGCACCGCCCGCGGTGCCCTTGGTGAGGTTGTCGATGGCGCTGATCACGATGATCCGGCCGGCGTCCGCGTCGTACGCGACCTGCACCTGAACGGCGTTCGAACCGTAGACGGACGCCGTGGCGGGCCACTGGCCCTCGGGGAGCAGATGCACGAACGGCTCGTCGGCGAAGGCCTTCTCGTAGACGGCGCGCAGGGAGTCGCCCGTGACGCCGTCGGCGGCCTTGGCGCTGCACGTGGCGAGGATGCCGCGGGGCATCGGCGCGAGGGTCGGCGTGAAGGACACGGAGACCGTCTCCCCCGCCGCCGCGCTGAGGTTCTGGGTGATCTCCGGGGTGTGCCGGTGCCCGCCGCCGACGCC
The Streptomyces tuirus genome window above contains:
- the argB gene encoding acetylglutamate kinase, coding for MSGGATRKHTALPKAQILIEALPWLVRHNGKTVVIKFGGNAMIDEDLKAAFAQDVVFLHHAGLKPVVVHGGGPQISAALDQHGIVSEFKAGLRVTTEDAMDVVRMVLAGQVQRELVGLLNRHGPLAVGLTGEDAHTITATKHQPEIDGQLVDIGRVGEITAIDTGAIEALLADGRIPVVSSIARSQDDGHVYNVNADTAAAALAAALGAETLMVLTDVEGLYEDWPHSDEVISRLTATELERLLPDLSSGMVPKMEGCLHAVRGGVTTARVIDGRVQHSILLEIFTDEGIGTMVVPDEHEGEAV
- the argJ gene encoding bifunctional glutamate N-acetyltransferase/amino-acid acetyltransferase ArgJ; protein product: MSVTAAKGFTAAGIAAGIKENGNPDLALVVNTGPRRAAAAVFTSNRVKAAPVLWSEQVLKSGQVSAVVLNSGGANACTGPKGFQDAHATAEKAAEVLGRGAIEVAVCSTGLIGVLLPMDKLLPGIETAAGSLSEHGGEKAAIAIKTTDTVHKTSVVTKDGWTVGGMAKGAGMLAPGLATMLVVLTTDAALDNDVLDKALRAATRTTFDRVDSDGCMSTNDTVLLLASGSAEVTPEYEEFAEAVRQVCDDLGQQLIRDAEGASKDIKVEVINAASEDDAVEVGRSIARNNLLKCAIHGEDPNWGRVLSAIGTTSAAFEPDRLNVAINDVWVCKNGGVGEDRDKVDMRYREVHIVADLAAGSETATIWTNDLTADYVHENSAYSS